The DNA sequence CGGGGGCGAGAACATCTACGCCGTCGAGGTGGAGAACGCCATCTTGTCGCATCCCGATGTCGGGCAGGTCGCCGTCGTGGGTCTACCCGACGCGCGCTGGGGAGAGATCGTCGCTGCGGCGGTGGTTCCCGTTCCGGGAACCGTCTTGTCAGCCGACCGGCTCGCGGCACACGTGAAAGCCGTGTTGGCGCCGTTCAAGAGGCCGGTGCGCTGGCAGATCGCGGGCCAGTTGCCCATGACGGCCTCGGGAAAGGTGCAGAAGTTCCGCATCGTCGAGGCCATGGCAGCGGACATGGTAGGGGACATCGGAGAAGGTAAAGCCCGGTGACCACCGCGCCGGTAGTCTGTCGCGGGTGACCAGCACGCCGATGACCGACGCGGGCGGCCCGGGGCGGCCACGGGATCCCTCGGTGGAGGCACGGGTGATCGAGGCCGCCAAGGAAGAGTTGGCCGAGCGCGGATTCGAGGCATTCAGTATGCGCAGTGTCGCGCGCCGTGCCGGGGTGTCGCGTCCCAGTCTGGCTCTACGCTGGCCGGACCGTGACGCCCTGATCATCGACACTCTCGATCGACTGACCCAATGGCCGATGCCCGACCCCAGCGCCAGCGTGCGCGCAGAGATCGACGTCATCATCGCGCACGTCGCGTCGCTGATGAACCCGTCGATGCTGGGAATTCAGCTCCGGCTGATCGCCGATGCCCCCCGTCACCCGCAACTGTTCAAGGCGTTTCGCGATCAGGTCATGGCCAAAGCCGGCGTCCGGTTGACGACATTGCTCGACCGAGCCGTCGCAGAGGGCGAATTGCCGCCTGATATCGACACCCATTGGTACGCGGATGCGCTCATCGGTGTGGTGTTCATGCGGACGTTGCGATCCGCCGGGCTCAAGCCGCCGTCCCCGGAAGCGCAGCGCCGCATCGTTGATGCCATGTGGTCGACGGCTACGCAGCGGCAGTGATTGCTCAGCGTGCCGAAAAGCCGGCGTCGACCGGCAGGGCCACTCCGGTGACATACCGGCCGGTGTCGCTGACAAGGTAGAGGACGGCGTTCGAGATGTCCTCCGGCTCCACCCAGGGGATCGGCAACAGGTTCTTCGTGCTCTCGAACAGACTGGGATCTGCGGCGGCGAAGAAGCTCTCCATCACCTCGTTCTGGATCATCGGCGTCGCCACCCCGGTGGGGTGGATAGTGTTCACCCGAATACCTTGGGGACCAAGCCAATTCGCGAGATTACGCATCATGCCGACCAGGGCGTGCTTGGCGCAGGTGTAGCCCAGACTGGCGCCGGTGCCCTGGCCACCAGTGCCTTTGAGGCCCTGGGTGGAACTCACCAGCACGATCGACCCCGATCCCTTGGCGATCAGGCTGTCGACCGCCGCCGTGACGGTGTTGTAGACGCCGACGAGGTTGACGCCGATGACGTCATTGAACTGCCTGACGGAGTCCTGATCGGGTAATCCCACGGGCGCGATGCCTGCATTCGCGAGGATGATGTCGACGGAACCCAGCTGGTTCTCGGCATCGGCGATCACCGTCCGCAGCGCGTCGAGGTCGCGGACGTCGGCTTCCGCGGCGACGATCCGGCCACCTACTCCGCGGACCTGTGCCACCGTCTCGGCCAGGTCGTCGGGGGTCGCCATCGGATACTCGACGGACGGGATCTGGGCGCAGATGTCGATGGCGATCACCGCGGCACCCTCGCGGGCCAACGCTACGGCGTGACTGCGGCCCTGGCCTCGAGCTGCGCCGGTGACGACGGCGACCTTGCCGTCCAATGCGCCCACAGAGACCTCCATGCGTCGACGGTTAGAGATGGATTATTACACTAACTGATGAGGGCGTTGCGGATCTTTTCGAGGCCTACCGCTGACACTTGACTAATTAGCTTAATAATGTAACTCTATTGCCATTCGTGGACGCCTGAGGACAGGGGCATTGATGGCGGCGATCAGCGCAGTCGGCACATATCTTCCACCGTGGATAGTGGGCAAACGTCGGGTCGCCGGACCGGACGAGGACGCCCTCACCATGGCCGTAGCTGCAGGGCGGGCGGCGGACGCCAGCGCGACCGCGAGCCGGGTGGTCCTGGTATCGCGCGACTTCCCGCTGCTCGAAGGTGGCAATGCCGCGGTATTGCTGGCCGGTCTGTCGCTGAGTCCGGCGACAGCGGTTGCCGAGGTGCTCGGCGGCGCCGCGGCCGTTGTCGATCAGATCGCGCTGGCCGAGCCGGGGACGCTGGTCATCGCCGCCGACCACAACGACCGCAGCTGCGGCGCCGGTGCAGTCCTCACCGGTAGTTCTGACGGGACGCCCCAGCTCTCGCCGGTCTCCCGCAACGCTCGAAGCCTGCCGTTGACCGCTCGCGGAGCCGATGGGCGGCGCCACGAGTACGTGGACCCCCGTCTGCTGCGCGAGGTCGGCATGTCGCAGACGCTGGCCCGCCTCGAGGTGGCCGGTGACGACACCGCGGTGAGTGTGCTGGCCGGGGTGGGGGCAGCGCAGTTGGGCGACCGATTCGACACCGCTGCTGCAGCGGCGGATTCGACTGAGTCCGCGGCCGCTGTCATCCGACTCCTTGCGCAGGCATTGGAAAGCGACCACAGCGGTTTGGTCATCGGTTTCGACCAGTCGACGGCGGTGGTGGCCCGCCTGGACGTCGGCACGGTAAGCGCGAGGATCACCCGCGACGAAACGGACCCGGCCGAGCTTCCCAA is a window from the Mycolicibacterium anyangense genome containing:
- a CDS encoding mycofactocin-coupled SDR family oxidoreductase, which produces MGALDGKVAVVTGAARGQGRSHAVALAREGAAVIAIDICAQIPSVEYPMATPDDLAETVAQVRGVGGRIVAAEADVRDLDALRTVIADAENQLGSVDIILANAGIAPVGLPDQDSVRQFNDVIGVNLVGVYNTVTAAVDSLIAKGSGSIVLVSSTQGLKGTGGQGTGASLGYTCAKHALVGMMRNLANWLGPQGIRVNTIHPTGVATPMIQNEVMESFFAAADPSLFESTKNLLPIPWVEPEDISNAVLYLVSDTGRYVTGVALPVDAGFSAR
- a CDS encoding TetR/AcrR family transcriptional regulator, which codes for MTSTPMTDAGGPGRPRDPSVEARVIEAAKEELAERGFEAFSMRSVARRAGVSRPSLALRWPDRDALIIDTLDRLTQWPMPDPSASVRAEIDVIIAHVASLMNPSMLGIQLRLIADAPRHPQLFKAFRDQVMAKAGVRLTTLLDRAVAEGELPPDIDTHWYADALIGVVFMRTLRSAGLKPPSPEAQRRIVDAMWSTATQRQ
- a CDS encoding Zn-ribbon domain-containing OB-fold protein produces the protein MAAISAVGTYLPPWIVGKRRVAGPDEDALTMAVAAGRAADASATASRVVLVSRDFPLLEGGNAAVLLAGLSLSPATAVAEVLGGAAAVVDQIALAEPGTLVIAADHNDRSCGAGAVLTGSSDGTPQLSPVSRNARSLPLTARGADGRRHEYVDPRLLREVGMSQTLARLEVAGDDTAVSVLAGVGAAQLGDRFDTAAAAADSTESAAAVIRLLAQALESDHSGLVIGFDQSTAVVARLDVGTVSARITRDETDPAELPKTKVADGNGIPISLPAYSRAFEPKLYWEAAVFEEGKGVDSTPVFPPRMRTDDAGTLLSDHTRVPLPRSGSVYTVSTVRIPVPDLPSPYSLAIVALDDSPVRVLLKVTGVPAGEVEIGQSGAVVLRRIALRSGIPDYGYMFWPGKVLATQEVLA